The DNA window TGAAGCGGAATAGAGTGGAGTGGAAGGCATGGCCTTTGAGCCGTAGAGTTCCATTGGTCAACTCAAGCAGGCCATTTGGTGTGACTGTGGCCACACCGTCGAGAGTAAGGTTAACACCAGTGAAGCCAGAGTAGGAAAATTGGTCTTCACCATTAGCAATGGCTGAAACACATAgcacaatgaagaagatgagtgGAAGGAACAAGGACATATGATTCATCTCACACATGAGGATAAGCAACTCAGTGAATAAGCAAGGGTATAAGCTCGATGGCACTGAAGCTTGCACTCTATTGGGCGATATATATCCCACAAGGAGGTAGGCAGTTTGTTACCTACTCAGTAGGAATGGCTCGCTTGTTTGGAGTCTGCACCCTGTCTTCATTCTTTTTCAAGGTACAGTGGGAGTATGAACAGGTCAAGTTATTACTATACTGAAAACGATATTTGTTTGACCATGTTTCTAAACAGCATACTATATATGCACAATTACCTGTTTGTTGCAGTGCATCCAAATTACTAGAATTTTTTAAGGCAAATGAAATTTTGTGTATCAATGAGTTACATTTTTTTTTTGCGTGCCTGAGTTAGATTTTCTGTTTTCTTCCTCTCTGTTTGTTCATACTTTCCTATTGTAGCAACGGTGGGGGATGGTTACATATAAGCTTACCATTTACATGGAGTTGAGCTAGTTTTAAAAAATAAGAATTGTTGAAGAACTAGTTGAGAAAACCTCTCAACCCTTGCTCACCTTATAAGACCAACCTGGTAGGACCACGCCATTACCATAAGTCCGTGTTTAGGACTATATTTGGGGCTCTCAGGAGTCCAGTGATCTTACTTGGCCAAAGCTTTAAGATAATGATATTGAGCGTACTATATGTATGTATAGTTGTATTGCACAATCATGTGTGTGGCTAGATGAGATTACCTCGAATCTAGGGAGTCTGAGTGGTCAGGCTGGATGCCGTATGGTTTGTGTGTGGTCAAGACATATTGTGAAAGATTCTTGATGTTGATCTACCTGACAGTGCCAACAATAAATATATACTGGGATTTGCGTTACACAATGGACGGGCAGAGAAAACCCTGGTTTTGGCCAAGTTTTCACTTCGGATATGGTTTGTCGGAGTCTTTGTGTAGTTTTTCCGCAAGTGTCAAATGTATGGGAGTATCTTCAAGACTCCTCTTTAAATCATTATTTAGAGAATCATTTGAGTAAAAATCATATTCTATCTTTGCACCCTCCAATAACTTTTCTTTTAGAGACAATCCTCACTCTCTATCTTTGACTAGCAagaaaaccaaaatagaggacgtCTATATTTGGAGATCCAATTAAAAAAACTGTTGAAGGATACTTTTTTACTAGAAACTTTATTCTAATAAATTAGGAAGGATTTAGAGTCTCTCGGAGCTGCTCTAATAATTAGTACACGGAATTGAACCATGGTACCTTTTTGGCCAAGTTTttcttttatatatttatatgaAAATCATTGTATATATGCATGCACTTGTATACATGCATACATAATCACCACTGCCGACAGTCGAGATTGATAAAATCATGGCAGGTAAGGTACCTCAATATCAATAGGCATGGCACCTACCACTAAAATATTAGCATCAtaaatcctaaaataaataaatgtagAAAATACAAGCACTCACATCAACTCGAGACCTTACCCCTAGTTGCATAGATTCTATCACAAGGAACCTAACTAGGTGATTCCCATTTTGCTTGGCCATATTTAGAAGAACCCACATGAAAATGTCGCTGCAGGAGCGAAACACTTTGAATATATTCAATCCAACTAAAAGACAGCAGCCTTTGTAGCGATCAGAAAAGAAAACAATATTTAGAGACTAGTTTTGTAGTCATTGGTCCACGGTGGACAACTAGGGAATCCTGAGACCGTGCTTTGTGAGGCAGGTGGCCTGACCCTGACTAGCCTATAAAATTAAAAGGAGACAGACTTGAGCTCGAAGAAAACATTTTCTCCAGTTAGCACGGTTGTTTGGGACTGCTGTGCAGTGGTAATCCTAAGATTACTTTCGGGTCTTTGTAATGTttcaaactctacttctactcaatGAAATACATACCTCAGCAGTACACTcgtgaaaaaaagaaaagaaaaaaaaccctAGAGTTTTTAAGAGAGAACCTGTTCAATGGTCAAGGTATCTATGTCGGGAATCACACGCATTCTGTGGTGACCCAATTAAGACGTTTATTTGTGATCTTTTGTTGTGGCTAGTTGAGATTACCTAAAATTTAGGGAGTCTGAGTGGTCAGGCTGGATGCCGTCAGGTTTGTGTGTGATCAAGACATGCTGTGAAAGATTCTTGACATTGATCTATGTGACAGTGCCCAAGATAAATATTTAGTGGCTTTGCCACTACTACAATAACCATTCTCTGATTAACATATGAACATATTTCGGGTCTGTCTACGTAAATGGTCAGAAGGTCTACAAGAAAATGTCTGTCTCCAAAATTGATTTAAGAGGCGGGTGTTGTAAGGCTACCGCCTCTTAAAATCACAATTAACACATACCGTCGTCTTAGGATGTCATTTTTGCAGAGGCGGACATCTCAAGGTGGTCGTCTCTATAAATAGTTGTATAACAAACATAATTTTTTCATATGAGCTCGAATTAAGACGATCTATATATCAAAATTCTAAGTCTCAATGTGATCTACAGATTTGTAGTTGAgaagtttttaatttaaaactgtTTAGTCTCCCAAAATATTGTTTTACGTtcacaaatttgaatttaaaatttaaaattttcaaacaacctctaATGTTGATATggtctataagaaagttgtagttctcaataaaatctacaactttatagttaatTTATTTTTTacttgaagtcatttagagtcccaaatatgtattttatgttcatagaatttgtaattcaaaatttagaatttttaAACAACCTTGAATGTTCACATAGTTAACAACAAAGTTATATTGGCCGACCTAGTCTACATTTTTTATGTTAATAAGTTTTTGATTTGAAGCTATTTAGTGtgtcaaatatttgttttaaatttACATATTTTGATATTCAATTTTTTTATTACTTTTTCAAACAATCTTGGATGGAGACACATCTTATATCACAGTTGCATggacaagatttaaaactttgtattgAAATTTTTTATTCAAGTTCATTTAATAGCCAAATTATTCAACACACTATTCCAATATATTTATTTAAAATACATAATTCTATACATAACTCAGGAGTGTCTAGCGCAGTAGGAGGGAGGTGTTACTGCTTAGCAGTAGGTTGCCTGTTTTAGTGCGGAGAACAATCCAATTTTTTGGTGTTTTTACTGACACCTAAATTTTTCTTTATAGACGGCATTGAGTATCTAACCATGGGGTTCCCTAAACCCCAAAATTAGTGCCATGACAGTATGATTACCCCGATTGATTTCCTTAAACAGTCCCGTGCTCGAGGGCTACACACAGCGTGTGCGCTCATGCGCCCACACACTATACCACAGCCCATCTTTAGCATCACATGAGAGTTGTTAAAAGTACcaattgtacgctgctaattatacatttatacgcgcgtatagtatgtttcggttcagcacaatgaacgtattaaaatCACACAATTTAAgcatagaaaaatatatatatatttacatgcatgcatgcatatgtgtattttacattatattatttcatgtgcatatattacaaaaagattgcattacagttgttgtgatataacaagttttctctcatcctctagcttggcttccatggcagtgttgggtcgaagtagaactcgcccttggaatcgatgacctgctcattaaaaaatccggctatagactcttgaattgctttgatttggtcttgccgtatgaccttttcctccaaccatcgagtctacaggtttgaattaaaggaaaataaattaatatatgtacatatatatatatatatatatatatatatatatatatatatatatatatatatatatatatatataaagacatagtaacacaatcaataataataattaaatgaatatatagtgtatttttaacgtacttttagtctctctgtaggagttctttgggagaccaccttgataaacttacaaacatagtaaccacagtagttgttcccctgttcctgcctcagacaccactttacgagaaaaagatttgtcatccaatctggtgatccggtgaaagctatatgtttaattaataaagatgatgcgatttaggggacttactttcaaagggattacattcagtggtgcTTTGCATTTtctcatgtgttgcttctcaataaaggttttccaaacactgcccaataaaaaatttgccacatcatcatatatagttaatcatcatgtttgtgtgtatatatagttgctagagataccgaaattacctctggataatatctatcatatcttggtagtcttgttgtggttttctcatcgagtcatagattatcaagtgacttttcaccagatcgatgtccatcaatatccagtgattgctacatgtgtttataggatataacgcataacactcattaattaactagaatcaacatatgagccattaaggatgatcgacattattaacactcacttgaagttgtagggaaagagtatatccttcttgtggctttggttcactaagaagttcatgaggttactctccgactcagacttccaattagtctttggagtaactgggtctttgaatactatatggggatcaacaaaaccaatttcattgcagccttcctttctgagctctgtcattgtaaatctacatatatatagtacttgttaggataatttatatgcatatacacacatatgatgagtttaataatagatcgaaagaattattacttacaggcaatagcaactaatgataactttgtccagagaggtcaggtggcatagttgatgaaattctgcaaagtcaacatacataacatcatcgccacggaaccaatgttcgtctctaattctgacaccaacgcagaagtctccaccggtagacgcctgcatgtaccacttgtttagcaggtacatttgcgtccccagatcagataaggcttgagggttgtatagactctggcctaatacaaattttttcttccaaatatcaacctccgccgcactctcaatgtttccatcaccaaacatctggtaaaggtcgagaccagtctcatcaataaattcaccaaggtgatccaaatcgacatccggaggtatgtttgcctgatgcattaatcctaaattcgaaccatattcattaccaacaactagcggagggactgattggtgcacttgttgtccgagttgggcaactcctttccctgcccgcttctttttctgtgccgcctcaattgacttggtgagagtgcggtcatagtccgttaacgttgatttggacggcttacgagattcccgctgttgttgctggtaagaagccaccctttttcttagaatatctggagctacgaagaagtacggtttctccgggtttctccttgcttcttgattctttttaagtttatcATAGAATATAGACATATCGCGTTCCTTGTTTCGGCAAGCTCAACAGCAAAGAAGTGGTTGGATGCATTACCATTGTTGTGGTCATTGATAACACCCATGTACTCGCTCTGCAATGCGGTTGAGAAGTTCCTGCTTGCGGAAACAAGGAACGCGATGCCATGGCCACAGATGCTAGGCAGGATACAGTAGATAGCAAACACATAGGAGACAGAGAAAGATTGTGTTGTTCCATTGGGAGACTTGCTGAAGCGGAATAGAGTGGAGTGGAAGGCATGGCCTTTGAGCCGTAGAGTTCCATTGGTCAACTCAAGGAGGCCATTTGGTGTGACTATGGCCACACCGTCGAGAGTAAGGTTAACACCAGTGAAGCCAGAGTAGGAAAATTGGTCTTCACCATTAGCAATGGCTGAAACACATAgcacaatgaagaagatgagtgGAAGGAACAAGGACATATGATTCATCTCACACATGAGGATAAGCAACTCAGTGAATACGCAAGGGTATAAGCTCGATGGCACTGAAGCTTGCACTCTATTGGGCGATATATATCCCACAAGGAGGTAGGCAGTTTGTTAGCTACCCAGTAGGAATGGCTCGCTTGTTTGGAGCCTGCACCCTGTCTTCATTCTTTTTCAAGGTAATTATCATGTGGGAGTATGAACAGGTCAAGTTATTAGTATACTGAAAACGATATTTGTTTGACCATGTTTCTAAACAGCATACTATATATGCACAATTACCTGTTTGTTGCAGTGCATCCAAATTACTAGAATCTTTTTAAGGCAAATGAAATTTTGTGTATCAATGAGTTACATTTTTTTTTGCGTGCCTGCCTTGAGTTAGATTTTTTGTTTTCTTCCTCTCTGTTTGTTCATACTTTCCTATTGTAGCAACGGTGGGGGATGGTTACATATAAGCTTACCATTTACATGGAGTTGAGCTAGTTTTAAAAAATAAGAATTGTTGAAGAACTAGTTGAGAAAACCTCTGAACCCTTGCTCACCTTATAAGACCAACCTGGTAGGACCACGCCATTACCATAAGTCCGTGTTTAGGACTATATTTGGGGCTCTCAGGAGTCCAGTGATCTTACTTGGCCAAAGCTTTAAGATAATGATATTGAGCGTACCATATGCATGTATAGTTGTATTGCACAATCATGTGTGTGGCTAGATGAGATTACCTCGAATCTAGGGAGTCTGAGTGGTCAGGCTGGATGCCGTATGGTTTGTGTGTGGTCAAGACATATTGTGAAAGATTCTTGATGTTGATCTACCTGACAGTGCCAACAATAAATATATACTGGGATTTGCGTTACACAATGGACGGGTAGAGAAAACCCTGGTTTTGGCCAAGTTTTCACTTCGGATATGGTTTGTCGGAGTCTTTGTGTAGTTTTTCCGCAAGTGTCAAATGTATAGGAGTATCTTCAAGACTCCTCTTTAAATCATTATTTAGAGAATCATTTTAGTAAAAATCATATTCTATATCTTTGCACCCTCCAATAACTTTTCTTTTAGAGACAATCCTCACTCTCCATCTTTGACTAGCCAGAAAACCAAAATAGTGGACGTCTATATTTGGAGATCCAATTAAAAAAACTGTTGGATGATACTTTTTTACTAAAATCTTTATTCTAATAAATTAGGAAGGATTTAGAGTCTCTCGGAGCTCTAATAATTAGTACACGGAATTGAACCATGGTACCTTTTTGGCCATGTTTttcttttatatatttatatgaAAATCATTGTATATACGCATGCACTTGTATACATGCATACATAATCACCGCTGCCGACAATCACGAGATTGATAAAATCATGGCAGGTAAGGTACCTCAATATCAATAGGCATGGCACCTACCACAAAAATATTAGCACCAtaaatcctaaaataaataaatgtagAAAATACAAGCACTCACATCAACTCGAGATCTTACAGTTGCATAGATTCTATCACAAGGAACCTAACTAGGTGATTCCCATTTTGCTTGGTCATATTTAGAAGAACCCACATGAAAATGTGGCTGCAGGAGCGAAACACTTGAATATATTCAATCCAACTAAAAGACAGCAGCCTTTGTAGCGATCAGAAAAGAAAACAATATTTAGACTCTAGTTTTGTAGTCATTGGTCCACGGTGGACAACTAGGGAATCCTGAGACCGTGCTTTGTGAGGCAGGTGGCCTGACCCTGACTAACCTATAAAATTAAAAGGAGACAGACTTGAGCTCGAAGAAAACATTTTCTCCAGTTAGCACGGTTGTTTGGGACTGCTGTGCAGTGGTAATCCTAAGATTACTTTCGGGTCTTTGTAATGTttcaaactctacttctactcaatGAAATACATACCTCAGCAGTACACTcgtgaaaaaaagaaaagaaaaaaacctaGAGTTTTTAAGAGAGAACCTGTTCAATGGTCAAGGTAACTATGTCGGGAATCACACGCATTCTGTGGTGACCCAATTCAGTCGTTTATTTGTGATCTTTTGTTGTGGCTAGATGAGATTACCTAAAATTTAGGGAGTCTGAGTGGTCAGGCTGGATGCCGTCAGGTTTGTGTGTGATCAAGACATGCTGTGAAAGATTCTTGACATTGATCTATGTGATAGTGCCCACGATAAATATATTGTGGCTTTCCCACTACTACAATAACCATTCTCTGATTAACATACGAACATATTTAGGGTCTGTAACGTAAATGGTCAGAAGGTCTACAAGAAAATGTTTgtctccaaaattgatttataGAGGCGGGTGTTGTAAGGCTACCGCCTCTTAAAATCACAATTAACACATACCGTCGTCTTAGGAGGTCTCTGACAATTGATATTAACAGAGGCGGTCATTTTTGCAGAGGCGGACATCTCAAGGTGATCGTCTCTATAAATAATTGTATCAAAAAACATAATTTTTCCATATGAGCTGAAATTAAGATGATCTATATATCAAAATTCTAAGTCTCAATGTGATCTACAGATTTGTAGTTGAgaagtttttaatttaaaactatTTAGTCTCCCAAAATATTGTTTTACGTTCACAAATTTGaatataaaatttaaaattttcaaacaacctctaATGTTGATATggtctataacaaagttgtagttctcaataaaatctacaactttatagttaatTTATTTTTTacttgaagtcatttagagtcctaaatatgtattttaagttCATAGAATTTgtaattcaaaatttagaatttttaAACAACCTTGAATGTTCTCATAGTTAACAACGAGTTATATTGGCCGACCTAGTCTACATTTTTTATGTTAATAAGTTTTTGATTTGAAGCTATTTAGTGtgtcaaatatttgttttaaattcaCATATTTTGATATTCAATTTTTTTTCAAACAATCTTGGATGGAGACACATCCTATATCACAGTTGCATggacaagatttaaaactttgtattgAAATTTTTTATTCAAGTTCATTTAATAGCCAAATTATTCAACACACTATtccaaaatatttatttaaaatacataattatatatatatatactcaggaGTGTCTAGTGCAGTAGGAGGGAGGTGTTACTGCTTAGCTGTAGGTTGCGTGTTTTAGTGCGGAGAACAATCCAATTTTTTGGTGTTTTTACTGACACCTAAATTTTTCTTTATAGACGGCATTGAGTGTCTAACCATGGGGTTCCCTAAACCCCAAAATTAGTGCCATGACAGTATGATTACCCCGATATTTCCTTAAACAGTCACAAGCTCGAGTGCTATACACAGCGTGTGCGCTCATGCGCCCACACACTATACCACAGCCCATCTTTAGCATCACATGTGAGTCGTTAAAagtaccaatttaccataaaaaggTCCGATGTTAAAGATTTATATTTTGTTTTCGCAATAGTCTGTTGATCGTTATTTCTATCTTGCTGAGTATGTTGTTATATGCTAGTTTTAATGACCAACTAACCGTTGCTACGAATGGGCTGGACTTGTGCACCAATCTCCCGAGCTGGATTACATTTGGCCCAGCCTGCTAACTCCCCATGTGCCCCACGGCGGCCTGGTCTTCTATGTTGCCAGATGTCATGTGGCCATCTGATCGGATCGAATGGTCCACGCGATCCCTCGGCCGCTCAAAACTGGTAACAGCCGGCCTCCTCCAAACCCTAAAATTTAGTTTGGGGGAATTCCttatgtgccattaaaaaagatcgcaatgccctGTATGCccc is part of the Miscanthus floridulus cultivar M001 chromosome 9, ASM1932011v1, whole genome shotgun sequence genome and encodes:
- the LOC136484103 gene encoding uncharacterized protein, with the translated sequence MSIFYDKLKKNQEARRNPEKPYFFVAPDILRKRVASYQQQQRESRKPSKSTLTDYDRTLTKSIEAAQKKKRAGKGVAQLGQQVHQSVPPLVVGNEYGSNLGLMHQANIPPDVDLDHLGEFIDETGLDLYQMFGDGNIESAAEVDIWKKKFVLGQSLYNPQALSDLGTQMYLLNKWYMQASTGGDFCVGVRIRDEHWFRGDDVMYVDFAEFHQLCHLTSLDKVIISCYCLFTMTELRKEGCNEIGFVDPHIVFKDPVTPKTNWKSESESNLMNFLVNQSHKKDILFPYNFNNHWILMDIDLVKSHLIIYDSMRKPQQDYQDMIDIIQSVWKTFIEKQHMRKCKAPLNVIPLKWCLRQEQGNNYCGYYVCKFIKVVSQRTPTERLKTRWLEEKVIRQDQIKAIQESIAGFFNEQVIDSKGEFYFDPTLPWKPS